In a single window of the Coffea eugenioides isolate CCC68of chromosome 3, Ceug_1.0, whole genome shotgun sequence genome:
- the LOC113765648 gene encoding monothiol glutaredoxin-S4, which produces MDRISKMVSEKPLVIFGRTTCAMCHSIRSLFVDFGVNPTVYELDEIPRGREIEQALLRNGCNPTVPAVFIGGELVGGANEVMNLHLSRSLKPMLKRAGALWV; this is translated from the coding sequence ATGGACAGAATCAGCAAGATGGTGTCCGAGAAGCCGCTGGTGATCTTCGGCAGGACCACTTGCGCAATGTGCCACAGCATTAGGTCTCTCTTTGTCGACTTCGGAGTCAACCCTACTGTCTATGAGCTAGATGAAATCCCAAGAGGCCGAGAGATCGAGCAAGCCCTTTTGAGGAATGGGTGTAACCCGACCGTGCCGGCTGTGTTCATCGGTGGCGAGCTGGTTGGTGGAGCTAACGAGGTCATGAATCTTCATCTCAGTAGATCCTTAAAGCCAATGCTCAAAAGGGCAGGAGCTTTATGGGTTTGA
- the LOC113767021 gene encoding monothiol glutaredoxin-S10-like — protein sequence MDSIVKLASQKAVVIFSKSSCCMCHAIKRLFYEQGVSPMIYEIDQIPNGKEMEWALIRLGCNPSVPAVFIGGNFVGSASTVMTLQINGSLKKMLKDAGALWL from the coding sequence ATGGACAGTATAGTGAAGTTGGCATCGCAAAAGGCAGTGGTTATCTTCAGTAAGAGTTCATGTTGCATGTGTCATGCAATAAAGAGGCTGTTCTACGAGCAAGGCGTGAGCCCTATGATCTATGAGATTGATCAGATTCCAAATGGTAAGGAAATGGAGTGGGCTCTCATAAGATTGGGGTGCAATCCTTCTGTGCCAGCAGTGTTTATAGGTGGAAATTTTGTGGGCTCGGCAAGTACTGTCATGACTCTTCAAATCAATGGATCGCTAAAGAAGATGCTCAAAGATGCTGGAGCTCTATGGCTTTAA
- the LOC113765687 gene encoding monothiol glutaredoxin-S10-like, translating into MDRIAKLASQKAVVIFSKSSCCMCHAIKRLFYEQGVSPMILELDEESRGQEMEWALMRLGCNPSVPAVFIGGKFVGSANTVMTLHVNGSLKKMLKDAGAMWL; encoded by the coding sequence ATGGATCGCATAGCAAAATTGGCTTCACAGAAGGCTGTTGTGATTTTCAGCAAGAGTTCATGTTGCATGTGCCATGCAATCAAGAGGCTGTTTTATGAGCAAGGGGTGAGCCCTATGATCCTCGAACTCGATGAGGAATCGCGAGGACAAGAGATGGAATGGGCTCTGATGAGGCTAGGCTGCAACCCTTCAGTGCCAGCAGTATTCATTGGGGGTAAATTTGTTGGTTCTGCTAATACCGTGATGACGCTTCATGTTAATGGTTCTCTAAAAAAGATGCTCAAAGATGCCGGTGCTATGTGGCTTTGA